In one Pseudomonas sp. 31-12 genomic region, the following are encoded:
- a CDS encoding membrane integrity-associated transporter subunit PqiC gives MTALRLPFILMLAGVLGLAGCSVHQPVSLYQLDSGSPAQPAQSAGMAVLLGPVTVADYLQRETLLQRQPDGSLQASTDGRWAGSLSSDIDQLLLRQVAGHLDSQRVVLAPATLGFTPDVQVLLTITRLDSGESQPAILDAQWRLIDRRGQVRDNRIIHLQEQHAGGTAAQVQAQGVLLQRLAEQLSVALKPLANQPPIAEAPKKPAPKPVAPAAEQEKQPKIPMASPIRTDMEVFRF, from the coding sequence ATGACTGCTCTGCGCCTTCCTTTTATTTTGATGCTCGCCGGCGTTCTTGGCCTGGCGGGTTGCAGCGTTCACCAACCGGTGTCGCTGTATCAGCTGGACAGCGGAAGTCCGGCTCAGCCTGCGCAAAGTGCGGGTATGGCGGTTTTGCTGGGCCCGGTAACGGTTGCGGATTACCTGCAGCGCGAAACCCTGTTGCAGCGCCAGCCCGATGGCAGCCTTCAAGCATCGACGGACGGTCGTTGGGCGGGGAGCCTGTCTTCCGACATCGATCAGCTGTTGCTGCGTCAGGTAGCGGGCCATCTGGACAGCCAGCGCGTGGTGCTGGCACCGGCAACATTGGGCTTCACACCGGATGTTCAGGTGCTGCTGACGATTACTCGCCTGGACTCGGGCGAATCGCAGCCGGCGATCCTCGATGCGCAATGGCGTCTGATCGATCGTCGTGGTCAAGTTCGCGATAACCGCATCATTCACCTGCAGGAACAGCATGCAGGCGGCACGGCCGCACAGGTTCAGGCTCAGGGCGTTTTGCTCCAGCGTCTGGCCGAGCAGTTGTCGGTGGCGCTCAAGCCGCTGGCTAATCAGCCGCCGATTGCAGAAGCGCCGAAGAAGCCTGCTCCGAAGCCTGTTGCACCCGCGGCCGAGCAAGAGAAGCAGCCGAAAATCCCGATGGCTTCGCCGATCCGGACCGATATGGAAGTGTTCAGGTTCTAA